Proteins encoded within one genomic window of Pongo pygmaeus isolate AG05252 chromosome 18, NHGRI_mPonPyg2-v2.0_pri, whole genome shotgun sequence:
- the LDAF1 gene encoding lipid droplet assembly factor 1 isoform X2, which produces MAKEEPQSISRDLQELQKKLSLLIDSFQNNSKVVAFMKSPVGQYLDSHPFLAFTLLVFIVMSAVPVGFFLLIVVLTTLAALLGVIILEGH; this is translated from the exons ATGGCAAAAGAGGAGCCCCAGAGTATCTCAAGGGACTTGCAGGAACTGCAGAAGAAGCTGTCTCTGCTGATAGACTCCTTCCAGAATAACTCAAAG GTGGTGGCCTTTATGAAGTCTCCAGTGGGTCAGTACTTGGACAGCCATCCATTTCTGGCCTTCACCTTGCTGGTGTTCATTGTCATGTCGGCCGTTCCTGTTGGATTCTTCCTGCTCATTGTGGTACTTACCACCCTGGCTGCTCTGCTGGGGGTCATAATACTGGAAG GCCACTGA
- the LDAF1 gene encoding lipid droplet assembly factor 1 isoform X1, producing MAKEEPQSISRDLQELQKKLSLLIDSFQNNSKVVAFMKSPVGQYLDSHPFLAFTLLVFIVMSAVPVGFFLLIVVLTTLAALLGVIILEGLVISVGGLSLLCILCGLGFISLAMSGMMIASYVVVSSLISCWFSPRPLTQQNTNCDFLPAMKSADFEGLYQE from the exons ATGGCAAAAGAGGAGCCCCAGAGTATCTCAAGGGACTTGCAGGAACTGCAGAAGAAGCTGTCTCTGCTGATAGACTCCTTCCAGAATAACTCAAAG GTGGTGGCCTTTATGAAGTCTCCAGTGGGTCAGTACTTGGACAGCCATCCATTTCTGGCCTTCACCTTGCTGGTGTTCATTGTCATGTCGGCCGTTCCTGTTGGATTCTTCCTGCTCATTGTGGTACTTACCACCCTGGCTGCTCTGCTGGGGGTCATAATACTGGAAG GATTGGTCATCTCTGTGGGTGGCCTCTCACTGCTCTGCATCCTCTGTGGTTTGGGCTTCATATCACTTGCCATGTCAGGGATGATGATAGCATCCTATGTAGTGGTCTCCAGCCTCATCAGCTGCTGGTTTTCTCCCAG GCCACTGACACAGCAAAACACCAATTGCGACTTTCTGCCAGCCATGAAGTCTGCAGACTTCGAGGGGCTTTACCAGGAATGA